In one Desulfobaculum bizertense DSM 18034 genomic region, the following are encoded:
- the trsS gene encoding radical SAM (seleno)protein TrsS: MASKLEFEHTQSVCPVCLRRIPATRQLVGNETRLVKTCPEHGTFSTPVWRGIPEFHSWRRPKSPSAPPVMDHDVSKGCPFDCGLCPEHRQHTCTTLVEITWRCDLGCPVCFASAGGKVPADPNLAELDALLGKVRRTAGDCNLQLSGGEPAVRDDLPQIAECAKAHGFPFVQVNSNGLRMANEPGFAQRLASAGVDSVFLQFDGTEDAIYSRIRGRALYETKLRAIENLCAAGIGVVLVPTVVPGVNDHNLGEMLKLAIAHAPGVRGIHFQPVSYFGRYPKAPSDVERITLPEVMAGLEAQSNGLVSTADFLPPACEHELCSFHANYLVLEDGTLHRLSSKSNCCCTPHPAAEGAEQSRAFVRRQWAAAPELKNQPEPEDDLDRFIQRAKTHILAVSGMAFQDAWTLDLERLKGCCIHVAAPDGRLIPFCAYNLTAADGRTLYRGKCHAQASA; the protein is encoded by the coding sequence ATGGCTTCTAAACTTGAGTTTGAGCACACCCAAAGCGTTTGTCCGGTGTGCCTGCGACGCATCCCCGCAACGCGTCAGCTGGTGGGAAATGAAACCCGCCTCGTCAAAACCTGCCCAGAGCATGGAACATTCAGCACCCCAGTCTGGCGCGGTATTCCAGAATTTCACAGCTGGAGACGCCCAAAGTCCCCTTCTGCACCACCAGTTATGGACCATGATGTTTCCAAAGGCTGTCCCTTTGACTGTGGCCTTTGCCCAGAGCATCGCCAGCATACCTGCACCACGCTGGTCGAAATCACGTGGCGCTGTGACCTTGGCTGTCCTGTCTGCTTTGCCTCTGCCGGAGGAAAGGTTCCAGCCGATCCAAATCTTGCAGAGCTGGACGCCCTGCTGGGAAAAGTTCGACGCACAGCCGGAGACTGCAATCTCCAGCTCTCTGGTGGCGAGCCTGCGGTTCGTGACGACCTGCCGCAGATCGCGGAATGCGCCAAGGCGCATGGCTTCCCCTTTGTTCAGGTCAACAGCAATGGACTCCGCATGGCCAACGAACCGGGCTTTGCACAACGCCTTGCCTCAGCTGGTGTTGATTCTGTTTTTCTCCAGTTCGACGGCACAGAAGACGCAATATATTCCCGCATCCGTGGTCGTGCGCTCTATGAAACCAAACTCCGGGCCATCGAAAACCTGTGTGCCGCTGGTATCGGCGTCGTCCTCGTGCCCACGGTCGTCCCCGGCGTCAATGACCATAATCTCGGTGAAATGCTCAAACTCGCCATTGCCCATGCACCGGGAGTCCGGGGCATTCATTTTCAGCCTGTAAGCTACTTTGGCCGCTACCCCAAGGCACCATCCGATGTGGAGCGCATCACTCTGCCAGAAGTCATGGCCGGGCTGGAAGCCCAAAGCAATGGCCTTGTTTCGACCGCTGATTTTTTACCGCCTGCCTGTGAGCATGAACTCTGCTCTTTTCACGCCAACTATCTTGTACTGGAAGACGGCACGCTACACCGCCTCAGCTCCAAATCAAACTGTTGCTGTACACCTCATCCAGCAGCAGAGGGCGCAGAACAGTCCAGAGCCTTTGTTCGCCGACAGTGGGCCGCAGCGCCAGAGCTCAAAAATCAGCCAGAGCCAGAAGACGATCTGGACCGCTTTATTCAGCGCGCCAAGACCCATATTCTCGCGGTCTCAGGCATGGCGTTTCAGGACGCATGGACTCTTGATCTGGAACGCCTCAAGGGCTGCTGCATCCATGTCGCCGCACCAGACGGTCGCCTGATTCCATTCTGTGCCTACAACCTCACGGCTGCCGATGGCCGCACGCTGTATCGGGGAAAGTGTCATGCTCAAGCCAGCGCTTGA
- a CDS encoding DVU_1555 family C-GCAxxG-C-C protein, with amino-acid sequence MNNEEIRIMELHGKGYCCTQIMLVLMLENMQRENPDLIRAMQGLCMGGGDCSGTCGILTGGLCALSMLLGKGTDFDESHEQLPMLQEMFRDWFVTKVHALHAGIRCEDILGPGCTGPNPLECGSLLSEAYVKLIEILQENSIDPTEGKESNGF; translated from the coding sequence ATGAACAATGAAGAAATCCGAATTATGGAGCTTCATGGAAAAGGCTACTGCTGCACGCAAATCATGCTTGTGCTCATGCTGGAAAACATGCAGCGCGAAAACCCCGATCTCATTCGGGCCATGCAGGGCCTGTGTATGGGGGGAGGAGACTGCTCTGGAACCTGTGGCATCCTCACAGGCGGACTCTGTGCCCTGTCCATGCTTTTGGGAAAAGGAACTGATTTTGACGAATCCCACGAACAGCTCCCCATGCTTCAGGAAATGTTCAGGGACTGGTTTGTCACCAAGGTTCACGCTCTGCACGCAGGCATCCGCTGCGAAGACATCCTTGGTCCCGGCTGTACAGGGCCAAACCCGCTGGAGTGCGGAAGCCTCCTGTCAGAAGCCTACGTCAAGCTCATAGAAATTTTACAGGAAAACAGCATTGATCCAACAGAAGGCAAAGAGTCCAATGGCTTCTAA
- the trsM gene encoding DVU_1556 family methyltransferase, which translates to MPLSSVPLWERPELRRITGGPLRPGGTALTQHAVRCAKLPAGSQILDIGCGLGTSMSTLREDCGMKPIGIDARFAQLQSTTDMDAQAQTVQAQAEALPFADASFDAVNCECVFSLVQDKVTCLREIRRVLRPSGVLLLSDLVLRTHQTTSQSTGQGCASRALDLPQTLEHLERTGFSLLLLEDHSRCLAELAAQLIFADCLPEEFRNTCCRPGYALLLAQTPSKEVHHEQ; encoded by the coding sequence GTGCCACTCTCCAGTGTCCCATTATGGGAGCGTCCCGAACTCCGGCGCATTACAGGTGGTCCCCTTCGACCGGGGGGGACTGCCCTGACACAGCACGCTGTTCGATGTGCCAAGCTTCCAGCCGGAAGCCAGATTCTCGACATCGGCTGCGGACTGGGAACAAGCATGTCCACCCTGCGAGAGGACTGCGGAATGAAGCCCATCGGCATCGATGCACGCTTTGCCCAGCTCCAGAGCACGACAGACATGGACGCACAGGCACAGACCGTGCAGGCTCAGGCAGAGGCTCTTCCTTTTGCGGATGCGAGCTTTGATGCGGTCAACTGTGAATGCGTTTTTTCTCTGGTGCAGGATAAGGTCACCTGCCTGCGAGAAATTCGCCGTGTCCTTCGCCCCTCAGGGGTACTCCTGCTTTCTGATCTCGTCCTGCGAACACATCAGACGACAAGCCAGAGCACAGGACAGGGCTGCGCATCACGAGCGCTTGATCTCCCTCAGACGCTGGAGCATTTGGAGCGCACAGGCTTCTCGCTCCTTCTGCTTGAGGACCACAGCCGCTGTCTTGCCGAGCTGGCGGCACAACTTATTTTTGCAGACTGCCTGCCCGAAGAATTCCGCAATACATGCTGCCGTCCGGGCTATGCCCTGCTTCTGGCACAAACTCCATCCAAGGAGGTCCATCATGAACAATGA
- a CDS encoding DVU_1557 family redox protein, with translation MNTLKVLKDDFSEWRCEVCDEPLVFQAVDLQYLSSQFHVELPCCPKCGFVLIPEDLATGKMLEVERLLEDK, from the coding sequence ATGAACACGCTCAAAGTTCTCAAAGATGATTTCTCGGAATGGCGCTGCGAAGTCTGCGACGAGCCTCTCGTATTTCAGGCCGTTGACCTGCAATACCTCTCCAGCCAGTTTCACGTAGAGCTGCCGTGCTGCCCTAAATGCGGCTTTGTGCTCATCCCGGAAGACCTTGCAACAGGAAAAATGCTGGAGGTCGAACGCCTGCTGGAGGACAAATAA
- a CDS encoding pyridine nucleotide-disulfide oxidoreductase/dicluster-binding protein produces the protein MDQKTLRRFEAHCIQEEAPQCKASCPLHVDARELCRLLSTGKINEAWAILCRTLPLPGILARICDAPCKGACLRAQKGGSIELAALERFCAENATRTPALRPLPSRGKRAAVIGAGLPGLSAAWNLARKGISVELYCTKKDDGLKVFSLADTIVSAELEKLSTLGVRFHEGESPSLEHAESLLDDVDAVFADPSVLPAELLHISLPDPLTLACDRERLFAAPADMATGSPALLAALGHKAALSIERALQNAALGFGREKEAPYTSRLYTNIENETELAPVPIPAAGYAQDQAQQEAARCFQCECMECVNNCAYLKEFGGYPKVYARQIYNNASIVKGTRQANTMINSCMLCDLCTELCPEDFPMAELCLGARRELVNNEVMPQSAHDFALRDMAFANSDACSYAEHAPGETQSEWAYFPGCQLSASSPDSILKSYAFLREQLDGGVGLLLHCCGAPADWAGETALFQESSAALRLHWEKMGRPKLIVACPSCLETLGSALPEAECISLWSVLNAHVAALAPARPEQPLCLHDPCTARYDAGLQQEVRDLLHKIGVTSTEPRLTGVTTECCGFGGLLADANPLLAATVSQRRAAALDNDGVTYCAMCRDLFAKAGKASFHMLDLIFPESETPVSRPAPSDSERRENRVRLKEQLLEELWNRSAAPRPAYQSVAVKLTPEAESLMASRRILLTDIQKALHAVKESKKSLRNVKTGHSLTRFRPTNVTYWVEYEEQDNGAFLVHRVWSHRMNILGADA, from the coding sequence ATGGATCAGAAAACGCTTCGCCGTTTTGAAGCCCACTGTATTCAGGAAGAAGCCCCGCAATGCAAGGCATCATGCCCCTTGCACGTTGACGCGCGGGAACTTTGTCGACTCCTGTCTACTGGTAAAATAAATGAGGCATGGGCAATCCTCTGCCGGACGCTTCCTCTCCCCGGCATTCTGGCCCGAATCTGTGATGCTCCGTGCAAAGGAGCCTGCCTTCGGGCACAAAAAGGCGGCAGTATTGAACTCGCCGCCCTTGAACGTTTTTGCGCCGAAAACGCAACTCGCACCCCAGCTCTGCGCCCTCTTCCCTCCCGAGGTAAACGCGCCGCAGTCATTGGCGCTGGTCTTCCCGGACTTTCTGCGGCCTGGAATCTGGCCCGCAAAGGCATTTCTGTCGAGCTATACTGTACAAAAAAAGACGATGGTCTCAAGGTCTTCTCCCTTGCTGACACAATCGTCTCCGCAGAGCTAGAAAAGCTCAGCACACTTGGAGTCCGATTCCACGAAGGCGAATCTCCGTCGCTTGAACATGCGGAATCTCTTCTGGATGATGTCGATGCAGTCTTTGCCGACCCCTCAGTGCTCCCTGCGGAGCTGCTTCATATTTCTCTTCCTGACCCTCTGACGCTTGCCTGTGACCGGGAACGTCTTTTTGCCGCTCCAGCAGACATGGCCACTGGCTCTCCAGCGCTTCTCGCTGCCCTTGGGCACAAGGCCGCGCTGTCCATTGAGCGAGCACTGCAAAATGCTGCGCTCGGCTTTGGCCGAGAAAAAGAAGCGCCCTACACCTCCCGGCTCTACACAAACATTGAAAACGAAACCGAGCTGGCTCCAGTTCCCATTCCTGCCGCAGGGTACGCGCAGGATCAGGCTCAGCAGGAAGCAGCCCGCTGCTTTCAGTGCGAGTGCATGGAATGCGTTAACAACTGTGCCTACCTCAAAGAATTTGGTGGCTACCCCAAGGTCTACGCCCGACAGATTTATAATAACGCCTCCATCGTCAAGGGAACCCGGCAAGCCAACACCATGATTAACTCCTGCATGCTCTGTGATCTGTGTACGGAGTTATGCCCAGAAGATTTCCCTATGGCAGAGCTGTGCCTTGGTGCTCGCCGAGAGCTTGTCAACAACGAAGTCATGCCACAGTCTGCTCATGATTTTGCCCTGCGCGACATGGCCTTTGCCAATAGTGACGCCTGTTCCTACGCTGAACATGCACCGGGTGAAACCCAAAGCGAATGGGCCTATTTCCCAGGCTGTCAGCTGTCCGCGTCCTCCCCAGACAGCATACTCAAAAGCTATGCGTTCCTCCGCGAACAGCTCGACGGTGGTGTAGGACTTCTCCTGCACTGTTGTGGTGCTCCCGCTGACTGGGCGGGAGAAACCGCACTTTTTCAGGAAAGTTCGGCCGCCCTTCGCCTGCACTGGGAAAAAATGGGACGCCCCAAACTCATTGTCGCGTGTCCATCCTGTCTTGAAACGCTTGGTTCCGCGCTTCCTGAGGCTGAGTGCATTTCTCTCTGGTCAGTGCTCAACGCACACGTTGCGGCTTTGGCTCCTGCCAGACCAGAACAGCCCCTGTGCCTGCATGACCCCTGCACTGCCCGCTATGACGCGGGACTCCAGCAGGAAGTCCGCGACCTGCTCCACAAAATTGGCGTAACAAGCACAGAGCCTCGCCTCACCGGAGTGACCACGGAATGCTGTGGATTTGGAGGTCTGCTCGCGGATGCCAATCCTTTGCTTGCTGCCACGGTGAGCCAGCGACGGGCCGCAGCGCTTGATAACGACGGCGTCACTTACTGCGCCATGTGCCGAGACCTCTTTGCCAAGGCAGGCAAGGCATCTTTTCACATGCTGGACCTCATCTTCCCCGAAAGTGAAACGCCAGTCTCTCGCCCTGCTCCCAGCGATTCCGAACGTCGGGAAAACCGGGTCCGCCTCAAGGAACAGCTTCTGGAAGAACTCTGGAACCGTTCCGCAGCGCCCCGCCCGGCATATCAGTCTGTCGCTGTAAAACTGACGCCTGAGGCAGAGAGCCTTATGGCATCACGGCGCATTCTGCTCACGGACATTCAAAAGGCTCTGCACGCTGTCAAAGAGAGCAAAAAATCTCTCCGAAACGTCAAGACAGGGCACAGCCTCACCCGTTTCCGCCCGACGAATGTCACATACTGGGTGGAGTACGAGGAACAGGACAATGGAGCCTTTCTCGTTCACCGAGTCTGGAGTCACCGCATGAACATTCTTGGAGCTGACGCATGA
- a CDS encoding molybdopterin-dependent aldehyde oxidoreductase, which produces MLKRTLKVNGVERMVIVEQDKSLADVLRENLGLTSVKIGCGTGQCGSCSVIIDGKLKRTCTLKMKRVADYTEITTLEGLGTPTQLHPIQVAWMAHGAAQCGFCTPGFIMSTYALLLQNPSPSREDIRDWFQKHRNACRCTGYKPIVDSVMDAAAVMRGDMKLDDLLFKVPEDGRIWGTKYPRPSAIAKVTGTLDYGADLGLKMPEETLKCALVQAEVSHANILSIDTAEAEKMPGVFKIITAKDVPGKNRITGLITFPSNKGDGWERPILNDEKIFQYGDAVAIVCADSEKHALEAAKHVHLELEQLPEYMSAPAAMADDAIEIHPGTPNIYFTQKVAKGEETAPLFEKADAVVEDSFYVSRQPHMPIEPDVGFAFLDDDGKLNIHSKSIGLHLHGAMIAPGIGVELENLIMVQNPTGGTFGYKFSPTMEALVGVAAMVTKRPVFLKYTWYQQQTYTGKRSPFFTDLRLAATKDGKILGMESDWSVDHGPYSEFGDLLTLRGAQFIGAGYDIPAIRGEGRTVCTNHAWGSAFRGYGAPESEFPSEVLMDELAEKLGMDPFELRLKNVYREGSTTPTGQVPEVLSLPEVFEAMRPHYEAAKKRVAETTTDDVKRGVGIALGVYGCGLDGPDTAEADLELNEDNTVTVFVTWHDHGQGADMGTLATAHETLRPLGLKPEQIHLVLNDTRTCPNGGPAGGSRSQVMVGNAIRVVCEILLDALRKEDGSYGTYADLVAAKQPVHFHGKWTAPATDCDENGQGAPFANYMYGLFLMEMAVDMKTGKAVVEHCKAVADIGKVCNRLVVDGQMYGGLSQAIGLALTEDYEDIKKHSTMIGAGFPYIKDIPDDMEVIYVETPRKDGPHGASGVGELPLSAPHAAVINGIYDACGVRITKLPARPEKVLAGLKEKGLAK; this is translated from the coding sequence ATGCTCAAACGTACCCTCAAGGTGAATGGCGTTGAGCGCATGGTGATTGTCGAACAGGACAAGAGCCTTGCCGATGTTCTTCGCGAAAACCTTGGTTTAACAAGCGTTAAGATTGGATGTGGAACTGGTCAGTGCGGCAGCTGCTCCGTCATCATTGACGGCAAGCTGAAACGTACCTGTACCCTCAAGATGAAGCGCGTAGCTGACTACACCGAAATCACCACTCTGGAAGGTCTCGGCACCCCCACGCAGCTCCACCCCATTCAGGTTGCATGGATGGCACACGGTGCAGCACAGTGCGGTTTCTGCACACCCGGCTTCATCATGTCCACCTATGCTCTGCTGCTCCAGAATCCTTCTCCCAGCCGCGAAGACATCCGCGACTGGTTCCAGAAGCATCGGAATGCATGCCGCTGCACCGGCTACAAACCGATTGTTGACTCCGTCATGGACGCCGCTGCTGTTATGCGTGGCGACATGAAACTCGACGACCTGCTCTTTAAGGTCCCCGAAGACGGCCGCATCTGGGGCACGAAATACCCCCGTCCGTCTGCTATCGCAAAGGTCACAGGCACATTGGATTACGGCGCTGACCTCGGTCTCAAGATGCCCGAGGAAACCTTGAAGTGCGCTCTCGTTCAGGCAGAAGTTTCTCACGCCAATATCCTGTCCATTGACACTGCCGAAGCAGAAAAGATGCCCGGCGTCTTCAAAATCATCACGGCAAAAGACGTCCCCGGCAAAAACCGCATCACAGGTCTCATCACCTTCCCGAGCAACAAGGGTGATGGCTGGGAACGCCCAATCCTGAATGATGAAAAAATCTTCCAGTATGGTGACGCTGTTGCCATCGTCTGTGCTGATTCCGAAAAGCACGCTCTGGAAGCTGCCAAGCATGTTCACCTCGAACTGGAACAGCTCCCCGAGTACATGAGTGCCCCGGCTGCCATGGCTGATGACGCCATCGAAATTCACCCCGGCACCCCGAACATCTACTTCACCCAGAAGGTTGCCAAGGGTGAAGAGACCGCTCCGCTGTTCGAAAAGGCCGACGCCGTTGTCGAAGACAGCTTCTACGTCAGCCGCCAGCCACACATGCCCATCGAGCCTGATGTTGGTTTTGCCTTCCTTGATGACGACGGCAAACTCAACATCCACTCCAAGTCCATTGGCCTGCACCTGCACGGCGCAATGATTGCTCCCGGCATTGGCGTTGAGCTGGAAAATCTCATCATGGTGCAGAACCCCACAGGTGGCACCTTTGGTTACAAGTTCAGCCCCACAATGGAAGCTCTGGTTGGTGTTGCCGCAATGGTCACCAAGCGCCCGGTCTTCCTGAAATACACCTGGTACCAGCAGCAGACCTACACCGGCAAACGCTCCCCGTTCTTCACGGATCTGCGTCTTGCTGCCACCAAGGACGGCAAAATCCTTGGCATGGAAAGCGACTGGTCTGTTGACCACGGTCCGTACTCCGAATTTGGTGACCTGCTGACCCTTCGCGGTGCACAGTTCATCGGTGCTGGTTACGACATCCCCGCCATCCGTGGTGAAGGCCGTACCGTCTGCACCAACCATGCATGGGGTTCCGCATTCCGTGGCTACGGTGCACCAGAAAGTGAGTTCCCGTCCGAAGTCCTGATGGACGAGCTGGCAGAAAAGCTGGGCATGGACCCATTTGAACTGCGCCTCAAGAACGTCTACCGCGAAGGCTCCACGACGCCGACCGGTCAGGTTCCGGAAGTCTTGAGCCTGCCAGAAGTGTTTGAGGCCATGCGCCCTCACTACGAAGCAGCAAAGAAACGTGTTGCCGAGACCACCACTGACGACGTGAAGCGCGGCGTTGGTATCGCTCTTGGCGTGTACGGCTGCGGTCTGGACGGCCCGGATACTGCTGAGGCAGATCTTGAGCTGAACGAAGACAACACCGTCACCGTGTTCGTTACATGGCATGACCACGGTCAGGGCGCCGACATGGGTACTCTGGCAACAGCTCACGAGACCCTGCGTCCGCTCGGCCTCAAGCCTGAACAGATTCACCTTGTCCTGAACGACACCCGCACCTGCCCCAATGGTGGCCCGGCTGGCGGTAGCCGCTCTCAGGTCATGGTTGGTAACGCCATCCGCGTTGTCTGCGAAATTCTCCTTGACGCCCTGCGCAAGGAAGACGGCAGCTACGGCACCTACGCTGACCTCGTTGCAGCCAAGCAGCCTGTGCACTTCCACGGCAAGTGGACTGCTCCGGCAACGGACTGCGACGAAAACGGTCAGGGCGCACCTTTTGCCAACTACATGTATGGACTCTTCCTCATGGAAATGGCCGTCGACATGAAGACTGGTAAGGCTGTTGTTGAGCACTGCAAGGCTGTTGCTGATATTGGTAAGGTCTGTAACCGCCTCGTGGTTGACGGTCAGATGTACGGTGGCCTGTCTCAGGCTATCGGTCTGGCTCTGACTGAGGATTATGAAGACATCAAGAAGCACTCCACCATGATCGGTGCAGGATTCCCGTACATCAAGGATATCCCGGACGACATGGAAGTGATTTACGTTGAAACGCCTCGTAAGGATGGCCCGCACGGCGCATCCGGTGTTGGTGAGCTTCCGCTTTCCGCACCTCACGCAGCAGTTATCAACGGCATCTATGATGCTTGTGGTGTTCGCATCACCAAGCTCCCGGCCCGTCCGGAAAAGGTGCTTGCTGGCCTCAAGGAAAAAGGCCTCGCAAAATAA
- a CDS encoding molybdopterin-binding protein translates to MMKAIPVQESIGSVLCQDMTRIVPGECKGPAFRKGHIIKEEDIPTLLDIGKEHVYVLTLEDGQLHENEAADRIAKAAAGPGITLSDVSEGRINMTAEPGLLTINVEALKRINSIQDVVLATMHDGLQISKARDVAGTRVVPLVVEEEKIQQVEEICREAGPIVSVTPFRHLKIGVVTTGTEVLSGRIKDKFGPVIRKKFKALNSEVIGQTLVGDDPKVTSRAILDAIHDGAEMVVVTGGMSVDPDDQTPASIRATGAKVITYGSPTFPGVMFMYAELDGVPIVGLPGCVMYYRASIFDLVVPRIVAGQHPTREDIVDLCHGGFCAGCETCRFPLCSFGK, encoded by the coding sequence ATGATGAAAGCAATTCCTGTTCAAGAATCTATTGGCAGCGTGCTCTGTCAGGATATGACCCGCATTGTGCCCGGCGAGTGTAAAGGGCCGGCATTCCGCAAAGGGCATATTATCAAAGAAGAAGACATTCCAACCTTGCTCGATATTGGCAAGGAACATGTCTACGTCCTGACTTTGGAGGACGGTCAGCTTCATGAAAATGAAGCTGCAGACCGCATTGCCAAAGCCGCAGCAGGCCCCGGGATCACGCTTTCTGATGTGAGCGAAGGCCGCATCAACATGACAGCAGAACCCGGACTCCTCACCATTAACGTCGAAGCGCTCAAGCGCATCAACTCCATTCAGGATGTTGTGCTGGCGACGATGCATGATGGACTGCAAATTTCCAAAGCCCGCGACGTTGCCGGAACCCGTGTCGTTCCGCTGGTTGTTGAGGAAGAAAAAATTCAGCAGGTCGAGGAAATCTGTCGAGAAGCAGGACCCATTGTCAGTGTCACGCCATTTCGGCACCTCAAGATCGGTGTGGTGACGACCGGCACAGAGGTTCTGAGCGGACGCATCAAGGACAAATTTGGTCCTGTTATTCGCAAAAAATTTAAGGCGCTCAATTCCGAGGTTATTGGCCAGACACTTGTTGGCGATGACCCGAAAGTGACCTCCCGAGCCATTCTGGATGCCATTCACGATGGCGCAGAAATGGTTGTGGTGACGGGCGGCATGAGCGTCGACCCAGATGACCAGACCCCTGCCAGCATTCGTGCAACAGGCGCCAAGGTCATCACCTATGGCTCCCCAACTTTCCCCGGCGTGATGTTCATGTATGCCGAGCTGGATGGCGTTCCGATCGTTGGACTGCCCGGCTGTGTCATGTACTACCGCGCCAGTATCTTTGACCTCGTCGTCCCCCGTATTGTTGCCGGGCAACATCCCACGCGGGAGGATATCGTTGATTTATGCCACGGTGGATTCTGTGCGGGATGCGAAACCTGTCGTTTCCCCCTGTGTTCCTTTGGCAAATAA
- a CDS encoding Rossmann-like domain-containing protein has translation MTSLEKIQNIVRSRWEKEGILDEEIAVSARTLTVEEAIGNPERDDFPLQQGKERLMEARFRNSAGQAFTDHFGNFNGPLREIAEMPLQNSFRRAIFVATLNAVERELGHTTHTIHCKDGGPAKCSPQLAEHIREHYGPETKITQIGYQPSMIEELAKSFSMRVIDLDPDNIGTAKLGPTIEGPDTTQDAIDWADLLLVTGSTIANDTVDKFITDTPVLFYGTTISAAADIMGWDRFCCQSS, from the coding sequence ATGACATCACTTGAAAAAATTCAGAATATTGTCCGCTCCCGGTGGGAAAAAGAAGGTATTCTGGATGAAGAAATCGCCGTGTCTGCACGCACGCTGACTGTTGAAGAAGCCATTGGCAACCCGGAGCGGGATGACTTTCCACTCCAGCAAGGAAAAGAGCGGCTCATGGAAGCTCGCTTCCGCAATTCCGCAGGGCAGGCCTTTACTGACCACTTTGGCAACTTTAATGGTCCCTTGCGTGAAATCGCAGAAATGCCGCTCCAGAACTCCTTCCGCCGCGCAATTTTTGTTGCCACGCTCAATGCTGTTGAACGCGAGCTTGGTCACACGACTCACACCATCCACTGCAAAGATGGTGGCCCGGCAAAATGCTCTCCACAGCTTGCTGAACACATCCGCGAACACTACGGACCAGAAACAAAAATCACACAAATTGGCTACCAGCCCAGCATGATCGAAGAACTGGCAAAAAGCTTTTCCATGCGTGTGATTGATCTTGATCCAGATAATATTGGGACAGCAAAACTCGGCCCCACAATTGAAGGACCAGACACAACTCAGGATGCAATAGACTGGGCAGATCTTCTGCTTGTGACCGGGTCGACAATTGCAAACGATACAGTGGACAAGTTTATCACAGACACACCTGTCCTGTTCTATGGAACAACGATTTCTGCCGCAGCAGACATCATGGGCTGGGACAGGTTCTGCTGCCAAAGTTCATAA
- a CDS encoding molybdate ABC transporter permease subunit, which produces MQGFFLLATQAQTLEPLSLSIKVLSVSGLCFLLIALPLACWLAWSKGPLREAIDILVTLPLVFPPVASGFVLLVLFGREGPFGGLFSGQIIFSFPGLVLAAFVAGLPLAIKPVQAALQSDEARKLADVAAVLGTTTPFIFFRVLLPCTKKSIAAGLLLATGRALGEVGMTLMLGGNIVGRTNTLSLEIYNAVFNGEFERAALLSCIVGAASICMFIALKKWSAI; this is translated from the coding sequence ATGCAGGGCTTTTTCCTCCTCGCAACGCAGGCCCAGACTCTGGAACCCCTGTCACTTTCCATCAAGGTGCTCAGTGTTTCTGGCCTCTGCTTTCTCCTCATCGCCCTTCCACTCGCCTGCTGGCTGGCGTGGTCAAAAGGACCCCTTCGCGAGGCCATTGATATTCTCGTAACGCTCCCTCTTGTCTTTCCGCCTGTTGCCAGCGGCTTTGTCCTGCTTGTGCTCTTTGGCCGCGAAGGACCATTCGGAGGACTCTTTTCGGGACAAATCATCTTTAGCTTTCCGGGGCTGGTGCTGGCGGCTTTTGTTGCAGGTCTGCCCCTTGCCATAAAGCCCGTTCAGGCTGCACTCCAGTCGGATGAAGCCAGAAAACTTGCAGATGTTGCGGCGGTGCTGGGCACGACTACACCTTTCATCTTTTTTCGTGTACTCCTGCCCTGTACAAAGAAAAGTATTGCCGCAGGCTTACTGCTCGCGACAGGCCGTGCCCTTGGCGAAGTGGGCATGACGCTTATGCTCGGAGGAAATATTGTTGGGCGCACCAACACGCTTTCACTCGAAATTTACAATGCTGTTTTCAACGGTGAGTTTGAACGGGCAGCACTCCTGTCCTGCATTGTTGGAGCAGCATCCATCTGCATGTTTATTGCGCTGAAAAAATGGTCAGCCATCTGA